In the Telopea speciosissima isolate NSW1024214 ecotype Mountain lineage chromosome 2, Tspe_v1, whole genome shotgun sequence genome, one interval contains:
- the LOC122652068 gene encoding probable carboxylesterase 15 — MSNTNNATTVPYVVEDCRGVLLVYSDGSIVRKSQPVADIVVDDDGSVVWKDVLFDPIHKLHLRLYKPSSSSTNTKLPIYYYIHGGGFCLGYRNLLKFHNYCLRLSSELQAVIISIDYRLAPENRLPAAIEDGFSSVTWLQAQAVSGNPDPWLTADLVDFRRVFICGDSAGGTIVHHMAVRLGAGSFGMEPVQIRGYILLNPFFGGTVRTRSEAEGPTKTYLHLEYIDMYWRLSLPVGGTRDHQLANPFGRDSPNLESVALDPILVVVGDHDLLKDRITDYAKRLKEMGKVIQFVEFEGQEHAFITRNPDSAVANKLMQIIKDFIAKYNSV; from the exons ATGTCCAACACCAACAACGCTACCACCGTTCCCTATGTGGTGGAAGATTGTCGAGGAGTCCTCCTAGTTTACAGCGATGGTTCCATAGTCCGAAAATCTCAACCAGTTGCAGACATTGTTGTCGATGATGATGGCTCTGTGGTTTGGAAGGATGTCCTCTTTGATCCGATTCATAAACTCCATCTCCGTCTCTAcaagccttcttcttcttccacaaaCACAAAGCTCCCAATCTACTACTACATTCATGGCGGCGGCTTCTGTCTCGGCTATCGTAATTTGCTCAAATTCCACAACTACTGCCTTCGTCTTTCTTCTGAGCTTCAAGCTGTTATCATATCGATTGATTACCGACTCGCACCTGAGAATCGGCTTCCAGCCGCCATCGAAGACGGATTCAGTTCCGTTACGTGGCTTCAAGCTCAGGCTGTATCCGGCAACCCTGATCCTTGGTTAACTGCTGATTTGGTCGATTTCCGACGAGTTTTCATATGCGGGGACTCGGCTGGCGGCACTATCGTTCATCATATGGCGGTTCGACTCGGTGCTGGATCGTTCGGAATGGAACCAGTTCAGATTCGGGGTTACATACTCTTGAACCCCTTTTTTGGTGGGACAGTGCGGACCAGGTCCGAAGCGGAGGGGCCGACGAAAACGTACCTCCATTTGGAATATATTGACAT GTATTGGAGGCTGTCATTACCGGTGGGAGGAACAAGAGATCACCAATTAGCAAATCCGTTTGGACGTGATAGCCCAAACCTTGAATCAGTGGCTCTTGATCCAATCTTGGTTGTGGTTGGTGACCATGATTTGCTAAAAGATCGGATTACGGATTATGCAAAGAGACTGAAAGAGATGGGAAAGGTTATCCAGTTTGTTGAATTTGAGGGACAGGAACATGCGTTCATTACACGCAATCCAGACTCTGCAGTAGCAAACAAGTTGATGCAAATTATCAAAGATTTTATTGCTAAGTACAACTCAGTCTGA